Genomic segment of Dactylococcopsis salina PCC 8305:
GAAGTCAGAAACCTTATCAAAAGCCTAGCTGGCGACCATACGATCATTCTTTCCACTCATCTTCTATCCGAAGTCAGTATGATCAGCGATCGCGTCACCATTATCGCCAACGGAACCGTCGTCGCCACCAATACCCCAGATAACTTAATGATGGAATTAGCAGGAGGAGGCGGTTACACCCTCGATATTTCAGGAGACATTGAACTCATTGAAAGCACCCTCAATAACTTACCAGAAGTTTCCTCCGTCAGCATTTCCCCTCAAGAAAATCAAGAGAGAAAACAAGTCAAAATCACCTGTTCTCCCAACACCGAACCCGGTGATAAAATCGCCACTGTTCTTGTTAACTCAGGGCTGCATCTGTATGAAATGAAGCGAGACAAACCTACCCTAGAAGACGTATTTTTAGAATTAACCGCGCAAGATATTAAAGAAGAAGACAGCGCAACGATTGAACCAGAGAGTAATTAAGGTTTGCTGAAGAAAGCTAAAACTCTCGTACCTTATGGTTTTAATGCTCTTAACTCCTCAAAAAAGTGCAAGGAAATTGAACGCTCAATAGTCACGCACCCTGCATCAAAACCTTGAAATCTTGCCTCTTGCCTCTTGCCTCTTGCCTTTTGCCTTTTGCCTTTTGCCTTTTGCCTCTTGCCTCTTGCCTCTTGCCTCTTGCCTCTTGCCTCTTGCCTCTTGCCTTACTACACCAACTAATGAACTTTTTCACCAATCCCTAATTAACATTTGTTAAATTCCCTCCCCTGTGGCAATATGAACGATTATCCGTTACTCAAAGCAGAAAAATGTACGACAAAATTACTGCCCCTAGCGTTGGGACAAAAATCACCTTCAAAGATGGCGAACCCATTGTTCCTGATGATCCGATTATTCCCTTCATTCGCGGCGATGGTACGGGTTACGATATTTGGCCCGCGACTCAGAAAGTTTTAGAAGCTGCCGTCAAAACCGCCTATGGTGACAAGAAAAAAATCAATTGGTTTAAAATCTATGCAGGCGACGAGGCTTGTGAACATTATGGTCAATTTCAGTATTTGCCAGAAGATACCCTGCAAGCGATTCGAGAGTATGGGGTTGCCATCAAGGGCCCTTTAACCACTCCCGTCGGCGGTGGGATTCGTTCCTTAAATGTTGCCCTCCGTCAGATTAATGATTTATATGCTTGTGTGCGTCCTTGTCGTTATTATCCTGGAACGCCTTCCCCTCACAAGTATCCAGAACGATTAGATGTGATTATCTATCGGGAAAATACAGAAGATATTTATCTCGGAATTGAATGGAAAGCGGAAACAGAAACCGCGAAAAAGTTAATTGATTTCCTCAATCAAGATTTAATTCCCAACACCCCTGAACATGGGAAAAAGCAAATTCCTCTTGATGCTGGCATTGGCATTAAACCCATTAGCAAGAAAGGATCACAGCGTTTAGTTCGTCGCGCCATCAAACACGCTTTGCAACTTCCTGAAAATAAGCAGATGGTGACTTTAGTCCATAAAGGCAATATTATGAAGTACACCGAAGGCGCGTTTCGCGATTGGGGCTATGAGTTAGCAACCACCGAGTTTCGCCAAGAGTGCGTAACGGAACGAGAATCATGGATTTTAAGTAATAAGGAAAACAATCCAGATTTGAGTTTAGAGGAAAATGCTCGTCAGGTAGAACCAGGCTTTGATAGTGTTACCCCACAACGTCGAGAGGAGATTATCGCAGAGGTGAAAGCGATTTTAGACACGCTTTGGGATAGTCATGGTGACGGGAAATGGAAACAGAAAGTTATGGTTAACGATCGCATCGCTGATAGTATTTTTCAGCAGATTCAAACTCGTCCTGAAGAGTATTCTATTCTCGCCACGATGAATCTCAACGGCGATTATATCTCGGATGCGGCTGCCGCTTTGGTGGGAGGTTTAGGTATGGGACCAGGGGCGAATATTGGTGATCAATGTGCAATTTTCGAGGCAACTCACGGCACAGCACCGAAACACGCAGGACTCGATCGCGTTAACCCTGGTTCTCTGATTCTATCTGGTGTGATGATGTTGGAATATTTAGGTTGGTCAGAAGCCGCCCAGTTAGTGGAAAAAGGACTCGCTGGCGCGATCGCACATAAAAAAGTGACTTATGACTTGGCTCGGATGATGACCCCAAAAGTTGATCCGCCGTTGAAATGTTCCGAGTTCGCCCAAGCAATCATCGATCATTTTTAAGGGAAATCTTTCTCTAATCCCCTCAGAAAACGTAGGTTGGGTGGAGCTAGCGCGAAACCCAACACCAATTATAAGTAATCAAAAGAACCTTATATAAGGGAGCTTCGCTAAAATCTTATCCCAAACAGTAGATTACAGAAAATGTTAAGAATAGTAAACTAAGTAAAGAAAACTGTTAAGGGAGCAACCTGCGTGAACGTCCTCAAAACCCTCACTCCAGCACAAAAAAAGAATCTTGCGGTTCTTGCCATTTCAGGTTTACTATTCTGGACGAGCTTAACCACTTTATTACCGACTTTACCCGCTTACATCTCTGATGTTGGGGGAAGCAAACATCAAGTGGGACTGGTGATGGGGAGTTTTGCCATTGGGCTGCTCTTATTTCGCGCTCAACTGGGACAACTTTCCGATCAACGCAGTCGCAAATTAGTTGTGATGATTGGTACATTTGTTGTCGGAACTGCTCCTTTAGGTTATCTTTCAGTGGATTCAATTCCCCTTTTAATGGCATTTCGAGCGTTTCATGGCATCAGTATCGCCGCTTTTACCACAGGTTACAGCACCCTCGTTGTCGATTGGTCTCCCCCAGAAAAACGCGGGGAATTAATTGGTTATATGAGTTTGGTTGTTCCCGTTGGATTGGCGTTAGGACCCGCTTTAGGGGGATATCTACAGGTGAGTGTTGGGTATGAAGTCTTGTTTATGACTTCCGCAACGTTAGGCTATTTGGGGTTATTATTTGCCTCTCAGGTGACAGAAGCAGGGAAGAAACAGGTTGAGGAGAAAGAGAGAGAGGACACTTCACAACAAGCGGCCTTTTGGACAATGTTACTCAGCCCTCGCATTCGCACCCCCGCCATGGTTTTGTTTATGGTGGGATTGGTGTTTGGCACGTTAACGACTTTTCTTCCTTTGTATGTCAGAGAGTTAGGAATTGACCTTAATCCTGGACTTTATTATACGACTTCTGCGATCGCTAGTTTTGCCATGCGGATTTTTATCGGTAAAGCCTCGGATCAATTTGGTAGAGGAATTTTTATCACTATGAGTTTAACCCTTTATGTGGTGGCGATGTTCCTATTAGCAACGGCTAACACTCCGATCGAGTTTCTAGTCGCTGCGATCGCGCAAGGTGCGGGAGGAGGAACACTGATTCCGATGATGATTGCCCTCATGTCCGATCGATCGACCACCAGTGAACGCGGCAGGATTTACGCCCTCTCTATCGGCGGATTTGATTTAGGAATTGCTCTCGCCGGCCCCGGAATTGGCTCTTTTGCTGAGATTTTAGGCTATCGCGGTTTGTTCCAATTAGGAGTTAGTTTAGCACTGGTGGCGCTCCTCATTTTTATCACTCGATCGAGCAAAAGTATTGCACATTCTTTCCGTTTTGCCACAGGACGAGAAAAAGATGTTTATGCTGTTAAGTAAATTAGAATGACTATGAGGTGAGGAAACCCAACTTGATTTAAGATTCAATGGTAATCGCTTTCATCGTCTTATTAACTTAAAAAGACAATATTATTGATCATTGTTGCCTCAGATTTACTATTCAAAACTTCGAGAACTTGCCTTAATTGTTGACCAATAGAATATCGTTGTTGTTTCGCCAGAATAATCCCTTGATGACTTTTCCCTTTAGCTAAATATTGACCGTGTAAACGATAGAAATCTCTGCGATTAAAAGAAAATAAAACTCTTTTTTGTGATTTAGCATAATCGAGTTGCTCTAAATCACTAACTCCTAACATTTCGGCATCGGCAGCACTAATAACATCCACACCTCTTGCTCGTAAAGCAATTATCAACGCTTGATCCATTGAGTCTTCATCAAAATATAAAGATAACATTATTGTTGCTTCTGATTAAATTGCAACCATTCTTGTTCAAATTGATCTCCTTCTGTTAATTCAGCCACTAAATCAGCCTCCATCTTTTCTTGATTGGCATGATAATAACTCAAGGCAGCATGAATTTTAGCCAAATTTAAACTAGGATGTCCCATTCGGTTAAGAATTTCTTCTGGTGTTAAACCGAGTTTGTACCAACTAACAATACGATTAACAGTTATCCCTGTCCCCGTAATAATTGGTTTTCCATTCTTTATTTGATTAGAATGGGAAATTAAAGTTCCAATCTCAATATTTGTCGTTGTCATTGATTGATGATATTTGTTCTTATAGTTCCGAATCAATCTTAAAAATTATGGCTTGATCTCCAAACTATTTTATCTTACCCTCAAAAGAATTAAGAGTTACGCACTTGCCCTGTAATATCAGATTCGCTCAATCAATCATCAAACGTAGGTTGGGTAGAGACGTTCCTGTTACTGAGCTTGTGGAAGTATGGAACGTCTCCACGCGAAACCCAACACTAGAACCTGATATAATCTTTGATACAATTTAACTGGTTAGTTATTAAGCAAAATAAAAAATGGATAACACGATCGCCCTCTCCCCAGAATTTACCATCGCTGGACAAATTACTCCAGAACAATTAAAAACCGCCAAACAAGAAGGATATCAAGCGGTGCTAAACTTACGAGTGCCTGGAGAACAAGGATTTTTAGACGACGAAGAAAACCAAGCCAAAAACGCTGGCTTAAACTACGTCAATATTCCCGTTTCTCCTAGTTCCATCAGTGAAGTTGCCCCAGAAGTGATACAACAATTAGAGACACTTCCCAAACCCGTCTTAGTGCATTGTGGAAGTGCCTTACGTGCTGGTGTTATGGTTTTAGCCTACAGAGGAACACGAGAAGGAAAAAGTGCAGAGGAACTCTTTAATGAAGCCAGAAACGCGGGTTTTACAGTTCTAGATAGTAAACCGCCCATGAAACAGTTTGTCGAGGATTATATCGCTAACTATCGCTCGTAATGATTTGACATTGTTTACAGAGTCCGAAAAATTCTAAGCTGTGGTAGAAAACTTGAAACTGGTGTGACGTTTTTAATTCCTTTTCCAATTCATGCACGGGACAATGGTTAACAGGAAATGATTCCCCACAGTTTAGACAAGTAAGATAATGCTGATCATGCTCGATCGACTCATACAGTGATTCCCCAGTGGGAAGGGTGCGGGCTTGCACTGCACCCTCTAATTTTAACGCTTCTAAGGCACGGTAAACCGTCGCTAACCCTAAAGGTTGTTCTCGTTGACGCAATTCCACATAGATTTGTTGGGCGGAAACAGCAGCATCTAACTGATAAAGTAAGTTAAGAATACGTTTTTGGGAACGGTTGCGTTGGGTGGTCATTACAAATTATTTCGATAAACTCAGGATGGTTTGAGTACACTTTGTTGTACTCTAGGAATGCGGTTGTTAGCGAGAAAAACAGTGAGTCAACAAACCTATAAAGCCCAAATCTATGTTACCTTACGTCCCTCCGTTCTTGATCCTGCTGGCACGGCTGTTGCTTCTGGACTCCAACAACAAGGTTACACTGGAGTGGAAGCGGTGAGAATTGGCAAGTATATTCAGTTAACCCTTACCACCGATACCGAAGCCTCAGCAAGAGAACAGGTGGATCGAATGTGTCATCAATTATTAGCTAATCCTGTGATTGAAAATTACTCCTTTGAGTTACAACAGTTAGCAACAACAGTGGGAGGATAAACCATGAAATTCGGAGTGGTGGTGTTTCCAGGGTCAAACTGCGATCGAGATGTCGCTTATGTTCTTCAAGATATCTTAAAGCAACCTACAAGATTGGTTTGGCATCAAGAAACCGAAATTTCAGACCTCGATGTCATTATTATTCCAGGTGGCTTTAGTTATGGGGATTATTTACGATGCGGCGCGATCGCCCAATTTTCTCCCATTATGAAGGCGGTTCAACAACACGCCACTCAAGGAAAATTAGTTTTGGGAATCTGTAATGGTTTCCAAATTTTAACTGAAGTGGGATTACTACCAGGGGCATTAATTCGTAATCAAAACTTACATTTCATCTGCGATCGTGTTCCCTTAAAAGTAGAAAATACCGCATCTGTTTGGACAGAAACTTATCACAAGCAAACCGTAATTACGCTCCCGATCGCTCACGGCGAAGGACGCTATTTCGCCGAACCCGACACCTTAAAACAAATTGAAGACAACGGACAAGTTCTCTTTCGTTACTGTAATCAGAAAGGAGAAATTACAGCAGAAAGTAATCCTAATGGGTCATTAAATAACATTGCAGGAATCACCAATAAAACTGGAAATGTGTTAGGAATGATGCCACACCCAGAACGTGCTTCTGATGAAGTATTAGGGGCAACCGATGGCTTACATTTATTTCAAAGTGTATTATCTCATAAAGTCGGCATGGCAAATCTTGCTCACTGATCACTGGTCACTGATCACCGGTCACTGATCACTGATCACTGGTTACTGATCACTGATCACTGGAGTCGCCAACCTGGCTTAACCACTTGGCGCGATCGAGCAATCACCAACGCATCCGAATCCACATCATCCGTCACCACTGATCCTGCAGCCACCGTCACCTCATCTCCTAACGTCACCGGGGCTACTAAAACACTATTTGACCCCGTTTTACAATTATTCCCGACGATCGTTCGATGTTTACTTACCCCATCATAATTTGCCGTAATCGTCCCAGCACCAACATTAACCTGATTTCCCAGAGTGGCATCTCCCAGATAAGATAAATGAGCAACATTACAGCCTTCTCCCACCTCTGTATTCTTCATCTCCACAAAATTTCCCACCCGACAACCCGAACCAACTTTCACCTTTCCTCGTAAATGGCTATAAGGGCCAATGCGAGTTCCCGCTTCTACCGTACTATCCGTTAACACCGAATATAAAACTGTTACCTTTTCTCCCAGTTGGCTATTTTCGATTAAACTCCCCGGACCCACACGACATCCCGAACCAATCACAGTGTTTCCTCGGAGATGAGTTTGCGGCTCGATCGTCACATCAGACCCCAACTCCACTGTCTCATCGATCGTAACACTATCGGGATCAATCAAAGTTACCCCTGATAATAACCATTTTTCCTTAATCCGTCCCTGTAAAACCGTATAAGCATTAGCTAGATGTTGACGATTATTAATCCCACTAATTTCCTCAATATCCGCCACATCCATCGCCATCACTGGAGACAGAGAAGTAAACACATCCGTTAAATAATACTCTTTCTGATCATTTTCAGCCGATAGATGAGGCAAAATTGCGCTCAACTTTTGCCAATTAAAACAATAGACACCCGCATTAATGCGCCGATTTAACTTTTGTTCCCCAGTACAATCTCTATCCTCTATAATTTCCTGTACTTGATTATTTTCATCACAAAACACTCGCCCATAACCTTTCGGGTTCTCCAATTGTGCGGTTAATAGCGTCGCTGCGTTATTGTTTTCTTGATGAGTTTCCAACAACTCTTGTAGCGTTTCTTGACGCAAAAGCGGCACATCCCCATTGAGAATCAATACATCCTCTTTACTCCCCTCTAAAAAAGGAAGTAACTGTTGTACCGCGTGACCCGTTCCCAACTGTTGTGATTGTAATACAAACTCAGTATGATCCCAATGCGTGAGGCTTTCTTTCACCTTCTCTGCTTCATAGCCAACAATGACAAAGTAACGGGATGGTTGAATTAAAGCGCAACTGTCTAACACTCTCTCTAGCATCGACTTTCCCCCCAAAGGATGTAACACTTTCGGGAGGTTTGACTTCATACGAGTTCCACGTCCGGCGGCTAAAACTGCAACTGCGACCATCTTTAAATCTTTAATATCGGAATCACTCTGAGGTTACAGCTTTTAGGACAAACTCGCAACATCATCTCAAATTCACCCCCAGCCGCGAAATTTTTTGCTATAATAAAAGAGGCTCAGATTTAGTTTGAAATCTAGTGAGCAAACGTCTATTTTGCCAAATTTTAGAATAATCTTTAGGCAAAGAAAAATCTCCCTTGTCTCCCTTGTCTCCCCCATCTCCCTACCTCCCTTGATTTCATTCATAATGAAACAGCCCTGCTGTCCCCTTGTCCGTAGCGCTGTGACATCCTCCCTCGACA
This window contains:
- the purQ gene encoding phosphoribosylformylglycinamidine synthase subunit PurQ: MKFGVVVFPGSNCDRDVAYVLQDILKQPTRLVWHQETEISDLDVIIIPGGFSYGDYLRCGAIAQFSPIMKAVQQHATQGKLVLGICNGFQILTEVGLLPGALIRNQNLHFICDRVPLKVENTASVWTETYHKQTVITLPIAHGEGRYFAEPDTLKQIEDNGQVLFRYCNQKGEITAESNPNGSLNNIAGITNKTGNVLGMMPHPERASDEVLGATDGLHLFQSVLSHKVGMANLAH
- the glmU gene encoding bifunctional UDP-N-acetylglucosamine diphosphorylase/glucosamine-1-phosphate N-acetyltransferase GlmU; this encodes MVAVAVLAAGRGTRMKSNLPKVLHPLGGKSMLERVLDSCALIQPSRYFVIVGYEAEKVKESLTHWDHTEFVLQSQQLGTGHAVQQLLPFLEGSKEDVLILNGDVPLLRQETLQELLETHQENNNAATLLTAQLENPKGYGRVFCDENNQVQEIIEDRDCTGEQKLNRRINAGVYCFNWQKLSAILPHLSAENDQKEYYLTDVFTSLSPVMAMDVADIEEISGINNRQHLANAYTVLQGRIKEKWLLSGVTLIDPDSVTIDETVELGSDVTIEPQTHLRGNTVIGSGCRVGPGSLIENSQLGEKVTVLYSVLTDSTVEAGTRIGPYSHLRGKVKVGSGCRVGNFVEMKNTEVGEGCNVAHLSYLGDATLGNQVNVGAGTITANYDGVSKHRTIVGNNCKTGSNSVLVAPVTLGDEVTVAAGSVVTDDVDSDALVIARSRQVVKPGWRLQ
- the purS gene encoding phosphoribosylformylglycinamidine synthase subunit PurS; this encodes MRLLARKTVSQQTYKAQIYVTLRPSVLDPAGTAVASGLQQQGYTGVEAVRIGKYIQLTLTTDTEASAREQVDRMCHQLLANPVIENYSFELQQLATTVGG
- a CDS encoding beta-lactamase hydrolase domain-containing protein; its protein translation is MDNTIALSPEFTIAGQITPEQLKTAKQEGYQAVLNLRVPGEQGFLDDEENQAKNAGLNYVNIPVSPSSISEVAPEVIQQLETLPKPVLVHCGSALRAGVMVLAYRGTREGKSAEELFNEARNAGFTVLDSKPPMKQFVEDYIANYRS
- a CDS encoding DUF5615 family PIN-like protein, with the translated sequence MLSLYFDEDSMDQALIIALRARGVDVISAADAEMLGVSDLEQLDYAKSQKRVLFSFNRRDFYRLHGQYLAKGKSHQGIILAKQQRYSIGQQLRQVLEVLNSKSEATMINNIVFLS
- a CDS encoding Fur family transcriptional regulator; its protein translation is MTTQRNRSQKRILNLLYQLDAAVSAQQIYVELRQREQPLGLATVYRALEALKLEGAVQARTLPTGESLYESIEHDQHYLTCLNCGESFPVNHCPVHELEKELKTSHQFQVFYHSLEFFGLCKQCQIITSDS
- a CDS encoding MFS transporter gives rise to the protein MNVLKTLTPAQKKNLAVLAISGLLFWTSLTTLLPTLPAYISDVGGSKHQVGLVMGSFAIGLLLFRAQLGQLSDQRSRKLVVMIGTFVVGTAPLGYLSVDSIPLLMAFRAFHGISIAAFTTGYSTLVVDWSPPEKRGELIGYMSLVVPVGLALGPALGGYLQVSVGYEVLFMTSATLGYLGLLFASQVTEAGKKQVEEKEREDTSQQAAFWTMLLSPRIRTPAMVLFMVGLVFGTLTTFLPLYVRELGIDLNPGLYYTTSAIASFAMRIFIGKASDQFGRGIFITMSLTLYVVAMFLLATANTPIEFLVAAIAQGAGGGTLIPMMIALMSDRSTTSERGRIYALSIGGFDLGIALAGPGIGSFAEILGYRGLFQLGVSLALVALLIFITRSSKSIAHSFRFATGREKDVYAVK
- a CDS encoding NADP-dependent isocitrate dehydrogenase → MYDKITAPSVGTKITFKDGEPIVPDDPIIPFIRGDGTGYDIWPATQKVLEAAVKTAYGDKKKINWFKIYAGDEACEHYGQFQYLPEDTLQAIREYGVAIKGPLTTPVGGGIRSLNVALRQINDLYACVRPCRYYPGTPSPHKYPERLDVIIYRENTEDIYLGIEWKAETETAKKLIDFLNQDLIPNTPEHGKKQIPLDAGIGIKPISKKGSQRLVRRAIKHALQLPENKQMVTLVHKGNIMKYTEGAFRDWGYELATTEFRQECVTERESWILSNKENNPDLSLEENARQVEPGFDSVTPQRREEIIAEVKAILDTLWDSHGDGKWKQKVMVNDRIADSIFQQIQTRPEEYSILATMNLNGDYISDAAAALVGGLGMGPGANIGDQCAIFEATHGTAPKHAGLDRVNPGSLILSGVMMLEYLGWSEAAQLVEKGLAGAIAHKKVTYDLARMMTPKVDPPLKCSEFAQAIIDHF
- a CDS encoding DUF433 domain-containing protein — translated: MTTTNIEIGTLISHSNQIKNGKPIITGTGITVNRIVSWYKLGLTPEEILNRMGHPSLNLAKIHAALSYYHANQEKMEADLVAELTEGDQFEQEWLQFNQKQQ